Proteins encoded within one genomic window of Haematospirillum jordaniae:
- a CDS encoding phasin family protein, with translation MAYKTEMPFDFDVSRLIADMKVPGIDVDSIVSSQKKNIEALNAANKMVFDGFQTIMKRQAEILRQTVEDTSALSSRLTSVDNPGDQFVRQTELAKSALETNLANARELVDMMTKSQNEVLNLLSARMSQSMDEMKSMIEKSVKNAPAGGGKSSSKTAAKTAER, from the coding sequence ATGGCGTACAAGACTGAAATGCCGTTCGATTTCGACGTAAGCCGCCTGATCGCCGACATGAAGGTACCGGGAATTGACGTAGATTCCATTGTTTCATCACAGAAGAAAAACATCGAGGCGCTGAACGCTGCCAATAAAATGGTTTTTGATGGTTTCCAGACCATCATGAAGCGCCAAGCCGAAATCCTGAGGCAAACTGTCGAGGACACCTCCGCCCTCTCTTCACGTCTGACAAGCGTGGATAACCCGGGGGATCAGTTTGTGCGCCAGACAGAACTGGCCAAGTCTGCCTTGGAGACCAATCTCGCCAACGCCCGCGAGCTGGTCGACATGATGACAAAGTCACAGAATGAGGTTCTCAATTTGCTGAGCGCCCGGATGTCACAATCCATGGACGAAATGAAAAGTATGATTGAGAAATCAGTGAAAAATGCCCCGGCAGGCGGCGGCAAGTCTTCATCAAAAACAGCCGCAAAAA